In Oryza brachyantha chromosome 1, ObraRS2, whole genome shotgun sequence, the following are encoded in one genomic region:
- the LOC102711401 gene encoding protein HEADING DATE 3A-like — protein sequence MSAVPTVEPLVLAHVIQDVLDLFTPTMPLRITYNDRLLLAGAELKPSATVHKPRVDVGGSDLRVFYTLVLVDPDAPSPSNPSLREYLHWMVIDIPGTAGASFGQELMLYERPEPRSGIHRMVFVLFRQLGRGIVSAPDMRHNFNCRSFAQQYHLDIVAATYFNCQREAGSGGRRFRPERS from the exons ATGTCTGCTGTGCCAACTGTGGAGCCCTTGGTTCTGGCTCATGTCATACAGGATGTGTTAGATTTATTCACACCAACTATGCCTCTCAGAATAACATACAACGACAGGCTACTTCTGGCAGGTGCTGAGCTGAAACCATCTGCAACTGTGCATAAACCAAGGGTAGATGTTGGTGGCTCTGACCTTAGGGTGTTCTACACGCTG GTACTGGTGGATCCTGATGCTCCAAGCCCAAGCAACCCATCACTAAGGGAGTATTTGCACTG GATGGTAATAGATATCCCAGGAACAGCTGGAGCCAGCTTTG GTCAAGAGCTCATGCTTTACGAAAGACCAGAACCAAGGTCTGGCATCCACCGCATGGTATTTGTGCTGTTCCGGCAACTTGGCAGGGGAATAGTTTCTGCACCAGACATGCGACACAACTTCAATTGCAGAAGCTTTGCACAGCAATACCACCTGGACATTGTGGCTGCTACATATTTCAACTGTCAAAGGGAAGCTGGCTCTGGTGGAAGAAGGTTCAGGCCCGAGAGGTCTTAA
- the LOC102711667 gene encoding MACPF domain-containing protein CAD1 — protein sequence MSLAGSALEAALQAVGRGLDAAGDHRLLYCKGTGRLVTLDESRARDLTFEGGVLRGVPPDIEVEVCNRNHERIHLVPGPPTDEPVVLSFQKMAECFNRKAGLLETTVPLGSFNSLFSFTGSWKNDAAATKSLAIDGYSVPLFRVKITSGELSLHDSVKRAIPHSWDPSALASFIENYGTHIITSVTVGGKDEVYIKQHSSSQLSELEFRNYVKEIGSERFSDGDSKLNATPINYSEKDMTVIFRRRGGCDLVQNFFDWIKTISSAPDVIAMTFLPIVSLVGDMPGKKHLARAIELYLAYKPQIEELQYFLDFQVPLVWAPIPPGIAGQHRKEPVCPSLQFSLMGPKLFVSTEQISVGRRPVTGLKLCLEGTKQNRLTIHLQHLGSLPKIFVPHWDSHITIGPPKWQGPEEQDSRWFEPIKWKNFAHVSTAPIEYTETSITDLSGVYIVTGAQLGVWDFGAKSVLHLKLLFSRVPGCTIRRSVWDHSPSSSLVHRTDEASSSSSDNAKLVKIVDMTETLKGPQDAPGHWLVTGAKLGVEKGKIVVRAKYSLLNY from the exons ATGAGCCTCGCCGGCTCCGCCCTGGAGGCGGCCCTTCAGGCTGTGGGGCGCggcctcgacgccgccggggACCACCGGCTGCTGTACTGCAAGGGGACGGGGAGGCTCGTGACGCTCGACGAGTCGCGCGCGCGGGACCTGACCTTCGAGGGCGGCGTGCTCCGCGGGGTGCCCCCGGACATCGAGGTCGAGGTCTGCAACAGAAACCATGAGCGCATCCACCTGGTCCCGGGCCCCCCCACCGACGAGCCCGTCGTCCTCAGCTTCCAGAAG ATGGCCGAGTGTTTCAACAGGAAGGCAGGCTTGCTGGAAACAACAGTACCTCTGGGGTCCTTCAACTCTCTCTTCAGCTTTACTGGTTCTTGGAAGAATGATGCAGCAGCGACGAAATCCCTGGCGATTGATGGCTATTCCGTGCCTCTATTTAGAGTTAAGATAACGAGTGGTGAATTGTCTCTGCACGACAGCGTTAAGCGTGCAATTCCACATAGTTGGGATCCATCAGCATTGGCTAG CTTTATCGAGAACTATGGAACCCATATTATTACTTCTGTTACGGTTGGTGGTAAGGATGAAGTATACATAAAGCAGCATTCCTCATCCCAGTTGTCCGAGTTGGAGTTCAGAAATTACGTCAAAGAAATTGGAAGCGAGAGATTCTCAGATGGGGACAGCAAGTTAAATGCAACTCCCATAAATTACAGTGAGAAG GATATGACAGTAATCTTCAGAAGAAGGGGTGGTTGTGATCTTGttcagaatttttttgattGGATAAAAACCATTTCCTCAGCACCAGATGTCATAGCCATGACATTTCTCCCTATTGTCTCGCTTGTTGGTGACATGCCTGGAAAGAAGCACCTTGCTCGTGCAATTGAACTTTATTTGGCAT ATAAGCCCCAAATTGAAGAGTTGCAGTATTTCTTGGATTTCCAAGTTCCTCTAGTTTGGGCTCCAATACCACCGGGTATTGCTGGTCAACATAGAAAGGAGCCTGTGTGCCCATCACTTCAGTTTAGTTTGATGGGTCCAAAGCTCTTTGTTAGCACAGAACAG ATCTCTGTTGGGCGTAGACCAGTCACTGGTCTCAAGCTATGCCTGGAAGGAACCAAACAGAACCGTCTGACTATTCATTTGCAGCACCTTGGCTCATtgccaaaaatatttgtaccaCATTGGGATTCCCATATCACAATTGGACCGCCAAAGTGGCAAGGCCCTGAAGAGCAGGATAGTCGCTGGTTTGAACCAATCAAGTGGAAGAATTTTGCTCATGTTAGCACTGCTCCCATAGAGTACACTGAAACAAGTATTACAGACCTATCTGGCGTTTATATTGTCACAGGAGCACAACTGGGAGTGTGGGATTTTGGTGCGAAGAGTGTACTCCATCTTAAACTCTTGTTCTCCAGAGTTCCTGGGTGCACGATTAGGAGATCAGTGTGGGACCATAGTCCATCAAGTTCTTTGGTGCATAGGACAGATGAAGCTTCATCATCCTCCAGTGACAATGCTAAACTAGTGAAGATTGTTGACATGACCGAGACATTGAAGGGCCCACAAGATGCACCTGGCCACTGGCTGGTAACAGGAGCAAAGTTGGGTGTCGAGAAGGGCAAGATTGTCGTTCGTGCAAAATACTCGTTATTAAACTATTGA